From Bacillus basilensis, a single genomic window includes:
- a CDS encoding SpaA isopeptide-forming pilin-related protein yields MNFLTKSYNQKIKKLSSSFIVVLLVCMNFLIHLPNKAEAATTELKGLGDVSYYNAVIFGDHSATSADIEGAMAVQKNMNASSYTVLAAATGAHNLAGATWVEEGYPSLLLGGQFTKAGTGQVIIQDGTVAMTKDGDPEDAMKSSYDRISYKEQAEIDAKFKEFRKDVDSVIEDAGQLHTDKPKSGMTFGIGEDVNNPNIYVSSGQNGKKTFDVKDVFLPNVDNKDFIVIYSDAETVNFASGAILYDTKNTGMATDLINTSQAYDPNSSFTELASKVIWVFPNAKKITTKGYGVVGSVFAPNAVVETKGGSINGQAFVGGLHQRDGFEVHNFKFNWPKWNKPSVEKVTGQFEIVKVDASDETKLLSGAEFEVYKDGQRIDTLRTDKTGKVISKKLEPGKYTLKETKAPEGYKLLKEEIEVNVEENKVVPVTVRNVKELGSLQVIKKDAESKNVLEGAEFRLKNENGQIVGGAKTTNKDGVVTFENLVPGKYTLEETKAPEGYKAIEVTVEVNVVANEVAKREVLNEKEPSKGPENPGEETEKPGEETEKPGEETEKPGEETEKPGEETEKPGEETEKPGEETEKPGEETEKPGEETEKPGEETEKPGEETGKPGEETGKPGEEAGTPGEETEKPGEETGKPGEGMENVDKGNPTLPEKGQGASHVQRLPATGHDMNYLPFIGFALVLLGIRLRFMIKNS; encoded by the coding sequence ATGAATTTTTTGACGAAATCATATAATCAAAAAATAAAAAAATTAAGTAGTAGTTTTATAGTCGTGTTATTAGTATGTATGAATTTTTTAATCCATTTACCAAATAAAGCAGAGGCAGCTACAACAGAATTAAAAGGTTTAGGTGATGTATCTTATTACAACGCCGTCATTTTTGGAGATCATAGTGCAACGAGTGCGGATATTGAGGGTGCGATGGCCGTTCAAAAAAATATGAATGCATCAAGTTATACAGTCTTAGCGGCTGCAACAGGAGCGCATAACTTAGCTGGAGCAACATGGGTAGAGGAAGGGTATCCATCATTATTACTAGGCGGTCAATTCACGAAAGCGGGAACAGGACAAGTGATTATCCAAGATGGAACAGTGGCAATGACAAAAGATGGTGACCCAGAAGACGCAATGAAATCATCATATGACCGTATTTCTTATAAAGAGCAAGCGGAGATTGATGCTAAATTTAAAGAGTTTAGAAAAGACGTTGATAGCGTAATTGAGGATGCGGGCCAATTACATACTGATAAACCAAAATCGGGTATGACCTTTGGGATCGGTGAAGATGTAAATAATCCTAATATTTACGTTTCTTCAGGACAAAATGGAAAGAAAACATTTGATGTAAAAGACGTTTTTCTTCCGAATGTAGACAATAAAGATTTTATTGTTATTTATTCAGATGCGGAAACAGTTAATTTTGCTAGTGGTGCAATTTTGTATGATACAAAAAACACTGGGATGGCAACAGACTTAATTAATACATCTCAAGCATACGACCCTAATTCATCTTTTACTGAGTTAGCTAGTAAAGTCATTTGGGTATTCCCTAATGCTAAAAAGATAACAACTAAAGGCTATGGTGTAGTAGGGAGTGTATTTGCGCCTAATGCAGTTGTAGAGACAAAGGGTGGCTCTATTAACGGACAAGCCTTTGTTGGTGGATTACACCAAAGAGATGGATTTGAGGTTCATAATTTTAAATTTAACTGGCCAAAGTGGAATAAGCCATCCGTTGAAAAAGTAACAGGTCAATTTGAAATTGTAAAAGTAGATGCAAGTGATGAAACAAAGTTATTATCAGGTGCCGAATTTGAAGTGTATAAAGACGGTCAACGAATAGATACATTACGAACAGATAAAACAGGTAAAGTAATCTCTAAGAAATTAGAACCAGGTAAATATACATTAAAAGAAACGAAAGCACCAGAGGGATATAAATTACTAAAAGAAGAAATTGAAGTTAATGTGGAAGAGAACAAAGTAGTACCAGTAACAGTTAGAAACGTGAAAGAGTTGGGAAGCTTACAGGTAATCAAGAAGGATGCTGAGAGCAAAAATGTGCTAGAAGGCGCGGAATTTAGACTGAAAAACGAAAACGGTCAAATAGTTGGAGGGGCAAAAACAACAAATAAAGATGGTGTTGTTACATTCGAAAACTTAGTGCCAGGTAAGTATACGTTAGAAGAAACAAAAGCGCCAGAAGGCTACAAAGCGATAGAAGTTACAGTAGAAGTAAACGTTGTAGCAAATGAAGTAGCGAAACGAGAAGTATTGAACGAAAAAGAACCAAGTAAAGGTCCAGAAAATCCAGGTGAAGAAACAGAGAAGCCAGGTGAAGAAACAGAGAAACCAGGTGAGGAAACAGAGAAACCAGGTGAGGAAACAGAGAAACCAGGTGAGGAAACAGAGAAACCAGGTGAAGAAACAGAGAAGCCAGGTGAAGAAACAGAAAAACCAGGTGAAGAAACAGAGAAACCAGGTGAAGAAACAGAGAAACCAGGTGAAGAAACAGAGAAACCAGGTGAAGAAACAGGAAAACCAGGTGAAGAAACAGGAAAACCAGGTGAAGAGGCAGGAACACCGGGTGAAGAGACAGAGAAGCCGGGTGAAGAAACAGGAAAACCAGGTGAAGGAATGGAAAACGTAGATAAAGGAAACCCTACCTTACCAGAAAAAGGACAGGGTGCGTCTCATGTACAACGCCTTCCAGCCACAGGACATGATATGAATTATCTACCATTCATTGGTTTTGCTCTTGTTTTATTAGGAATACGTCTTAGATTTATGATTAAAAATAGCTAA